Part of the Streptomyces sp. HSG2 genome, TCCTCGGGACGGGACGCGGTCCAGCGGGAACCCGGCGTCGGGTTGAGCGGGATCAGGTTGACGTGCACCGGTCTTCCCTTGAGTAGCCGGCCCAGGCGGTCGCCCCGCCACGCCTGGTCGTTGACGTCCCGGATCAGCGCGTACTCGATCGACAGCCGCCGTCCGGACCTCGCGCCGTAGGCGAAGCCCGCGTCCAGCACCTCGCGCACCCTCCACCGGGTGTTCACGGGGACGAGGGTGTCGCGCAACTCGTCGTCGGGCGCGTGGAGCGAGATCGCCAGCCGGCAGGTGAGACCCTCGTCGGCGAAGCGGTGGATCGCGGGAACCAGGCCCACCGTCGAGACCGTGATGCCACGCTGGGACAGCCCGAGGCCATCCGGTTCCCGGTCGGTGAGCCGCCGGATCGCGCCGACGACGCGCGAGTAGTTGGCGAGTGGCTCGCCCATGCCCATGAAGACGATGTTGGACAGTCGCGCGGGCCCCCCGGGCACCTCGCCGTCCCGCAGGGCGCGCACCCCGTCGACGATCTGGTGGACGATCTCCGCGGTGGAGAGGTTGCGGTCCAGACCGGCCTGACCGGTGGCGCAGAACGGGCAGTTCATGCCACACCCCGCCTGCGAGCTGACGCACATGGTGACCCGGTCGGGGTAGCGCATCAACACGGACTCCACCAAGGTCCCGTCGAACAGACGCCAGAGGGTCTTGCGCGTGGTGCCCGCGTCGGTGGACAGATGGCGGACCACCGTCATCAGTTCGGGCAGCAAGGCCTCACGCAGCCGCGCACGCGAACCGGCCGGGATGTCGGTCCACCGCTCCGGCTCGGGCGCGTAGCGCGCGAAGTAGTGTCGCGACAGCTGCTTGGCGCGGAACGGCTTCTCGCCGAGGGCGGCGACCGCCTCCCCACGCTCGGCGGGCGACAGGTCGGCGAGGTGCCGCGGCGGCTTCTTGGCTCCGCGGGGGGCGACGAATGTGAGCTCTCCGGGCTTGGGCATGGTCGTACCAGTGTCGCAGATCCCCACCGATGCACCGGACGGGTCCCGGGTGCCCTCCGCGACGGCGCCGACGCACCCCACGGCGGCCTATTCGTCACGCCCCGGGGGCAGGCACCCTGAAGAGCCACGAGGCCGCTGCCGGTGTTCGGTGACGGCACACGGGACGAGCCGACCTCTCGGCGCGGTCAGCCGCCGACGAAGATCACCAGGAGCAGCCACACCACCGGCGCCGTCGGGAGCAGGGAGTCGAGCCGGTCCATGATGCCGCCGTGCCCGGGCAGCAGCGAGCCCATGTCCTTGATGCCGAGGTCCCTCTTGATCATCGATTCGCAGAGATCACCGAGAGTGGCGCTGACCGCGACCGCCAGGCCCAGGACCAACCCCTGCCACCAGCGGCCCCCGTC contains:
- the rlmN gene encoding 23S rRNA (adenine(2503)-C(2))-methyltransferase RlmN, coding for MPKPGELTFVAPRGAKKPPRHLADLSPAERGEAVAALGEKPFRAKQLSRHYFARYAPEPERWTDIPAGSRARLREALLPELMTVVRHLSTDAGTTRKTLWRLFDGTLVESVLMRYPDRVTMCVSSQAGCGMNCPFCATGQAGLDRNLSTAEIVHQIVDGVRALRDGEVPGGPARLSNIVFMGMGEPLANYSRVVGAIRRLTDREPDGLGLSQRGITVSTVGLVPAIHRFADEGLTCRLAISLHAPDDELRDTLVPVNTRWRVREVLDAGFAYGARSGRRLSIEYALIRDVNDQAWRGDRLGRLLKGRPVHVNLIPLNPTPGSRWTASRPEDEKAFVEAVAAHGVPVTIRDTRGQEIDGACGQLAATER